Sequence from the Acidobacteriota bacterium genome:
AACCTCTAGTGCACCAGTTGTCGTGCCAACGGCATAGCTGGATAGCTACGTTCGGACGGGATAAACGCTGAAAGCATATAAGCGTGAAACCCACCTCAAGATTAGATATCCCTCCCCTTCGGGGGCTGAAGACTCCTGGAAGACCACCAGGTTGATAGGCTGGGTGTGGAAGTGCAGTAATGCATGAAGCTTACCAGTACTAATCGGTCGTGAGGCTTGACCATAAAATTTGCCCTGCTTGAAATCCAGGCCTGCGCAAAGGCTGCGGCTGGAAAGACCGTCGTTATCTGATTGTGAGATTTTTCGAGTTTCCGGTGACTCTGGCGGAGGGGTCACACCCGTTCCCATCCCGAACACGGAAGTTAAGCCCTCCAGCGCCGATGGTACTGCATTGGCAACGATGTGGGAGAGTAGGTCGTCGCCGGATTTAAAAATTAAGGGCCTCAGGTAAACTGGGGCCCTTTTTTTGTTACGGGCGTCCGATGGGAATGCGCGGGCTTGCATTCTGACCCCCTCTTGATTACATTGTGCTTGGAAAGCAAGGAGACACACCGCTATGAGTGACAACTTCCCCGGGCGCGACAACGGCGAAAAAGGAGCGGAACAGGAGCCGCGGCTCATACTGGCTTCGGAGGTCCTGCCCGAACACCTCCCGGTGCTGCCCATCCGGCCCCGCCCCCTCTTTCCCGGTTTCCCGGTCCCGCTCGAGATCGGGGCGGAGCAGGTGGGGATCGTGCAGCGGGCGCTCGAATACGCCTCCAAGACGATCGGGGTCGTACTGGTCCGGGACCCCAACGGAAGCGACACTCCCGAAAACCTGCACTCGGTGGGGGTGGCGGCGAAGATCCTGAGGGTGTTCCAGGGGGAGGGGGACAGCACCAGCATCCTGATCAACTGCGTCGAACGGTTCACGATCCTGGACGTCTCGAAAGCCGAGTTCGGCATGACGGCCAGGGTGCGGCATCACGCCCCGTCGGACATGGAAATCACCGAGGAGCTCAAGGCTTACGCCATGGCGGTGATGACGACGCTGCGGGACCTCGTGCAGTACAACCCCCTGCAGTCCGAGGCGATCAAGATGTTTCTGGGCAGGTCCACCTTCGACGACCCGGGCCGGCTCGCCGATTTCGCCGCGAACCTGACAACGGCCAGCGGGGCCGAGCTGCAGGAGGTGCTCGAAACCTTCGATGTGCGGCAGCGCATCAACCGGGTGCTGGTGCTGCTCAAGCGGGAGGTGGAAATCTCCAAGCTGCACGTGGAGATCAACCGGCAGATCCAGGAGAAGATCTCGGGGCAGCAGCGGGAGTTCTTTCTCAGGGAACAGCTCAAGGCCATCAAGAAGGAGCTCGGGCTCGAGAAAGAGGGGAAGACGGCGGAGATCGAAAAATTCCAGGAGCGCCTCAAGGAGCTGACCCTGAACGAGGAGGCGCGCAAAGCGGTGGATGACGAGATGGACAAGCTGCAGTTGCTCGAGCCCCATTCCCCCGAATACACCGTCTCCCGCAATTACCTGGACTGGCTGACATCGCTCCCCTGGGGCAGATTCAGCGAGGATTCCTACGATGTCGACCGGGCCCGGAGGATCCTCGACCGCGACCACTACGGGCTGGCGGACGTCAAGGACCGGATCCTCGAGTTCATCGCCGTGGGGAAGCTCAAGGGTGAGATTTCGGGGTCGATCCTCTGCCTGGTGGGCCCCCCGGGAGTGGGGAAGACATCGGTGGGGAGAAGCATCGCGGACGCCCTGGGACGCACCTTCTACCGTTTCTCCCTGGGCGGGATGCGGGACGAGGCCGAGATCAAGGGCCACAGG
This genomic interval carries:
- the lon gene encoding endopeptidase La, yielding MSDNFPGRDNGEKGAEQEPRLILASEVLPEHLPVLPIRPRPLFPGFPVPLEIGAEQVGIVQRALEYASKTIGVVLVRDPNGSDTPENLHSVGVAAKILRVFQGEGDSTSILINCVERFTILDVSKAEFGMTARVRHHAPSDMEITEELKAYAMAVMTTLRDLVQYNPLQSEAIKMFLGRSTFDDPGRLADFAANLTTASGAELQEVLETFDVRQRINRVLVLLKREVEISKLHVEINRQIQEKISGQQREFFLREQLKAIKKELGLEKEGKTAEIEKFQERLKELTLNEEARKAVDDEMDKLQLLEPHSPEYTVSRNYLDWLTSLPWGRFSEDSYDVDRARRILDRDHYGLADVKDRILEFIAVGKLKGEISGSILCLVGPPGVGKTSVGRSIADALGRTFYRFSLGGMRDEAEIKGHRRTYIGALPGKFLQAMKTAGTSNPLIMLDEIDKIGASFHGDPASALLEVLDPEQNNSFRDHYLDVPFDLSNVLFISTGNQLDTIPRPLLDRMEIIRLSGYIAEEKREIARRYLIPKAIKANGLKAGQVTIRADALSQLIENYARESGVRNLENLIKKICRKAAMKIVREEEEGIVIRKEDVEPYLGKPVFTADEMFASTPGVVTGLAWTSMGGATLQVEATAVISKSKGFKQTGQLGAVMVESADIAYSYVMAHLEQYGARADFFDERFVHIHVPAGATPKDGPSAGVTMATALLSMMIQKPVLRKMAMTGELTLTGHVLPIGGVKEKVIAARRARLKVLIFPEGNRKDFEELPDYLKKGIVVHFAETFKDVFAHAFPKSAKRDR